Proteins encoded within one genomic window of Natator depressus isolate rNatDep1 chromosome 1, rNatDep2.hap1, whole genome shotgun sequence:
- the LOC141990712 gene encoding uncharacterized protein LOC141990712 → MQSSSAQVTMEPQNRKRAPAWTKQEVLDLIAVWGEKSVLSELRSSFRNAKTFVKISQGMKDRDYNRDPQQCHVKLKELRQAYQKTQEANAHLGSEPQTCCFYDELHVILGGASTTPHLYMDSCKGVSRNRDDDFGDKEDDKEGEVEDSAHQASGETGLPNSHEQPGFLDLEGREGTSAANVSTLPLASPCQRLAQIRRQKTKALAMKCSPSLCSPPKLKEPSRMRGCRQCQSPGKHKMNPRTDGWSNRRGGGSVMRGDRM, encoded by the exons atgcagagttcatcagcacaggtgaccatggagccccagaatcgcaaaagagctccagcatggaccaaacaggaggtactggatctgatcgctgtatggggagagaaatccgtgctatcagaactccgttccagttttcgaaatgccaaaacctttgtcaaaatctcccagggcatgaaggacagagactataacagggacccacagcagtgccatgtgaaacttaaagagctcaggcaagcgtaccaaaaaacccaagaggcaaatgctCACttagggtcagagccccagacatgctgcttctatgatgagctgcatgtaATTCTAGGGGGTGCCTCTACAACCCCACacctgtacatggactcctgcaagggagtctcacgcaacagggatgacgattttggggacaaggaagatgataaggagggggaggttgaagatagcgcacaccaggcaagcggagaaaccggtctCCCCAACAGCCACGAACAACCAGGGTTCctggaccttgaaggcagagaaggcacctctg ctgcaaatgtttcaacgctgccactagcatctccgtgccagaggctagcgcagataaggcGGCAAAAAACAAaggcactcgcgatgaaatgttctccgagcttaTGCAGTcctcccaaactgaaagagcccagcagaatgcgtggatgcagacaatgtcagagtccaggaaagcacaaaatgaacccaaggacagatggctggagcaacaggagaggtggaggcagcgtgatgagaggagacaggatgtga